From Chryseobacterium shandongense, the proteins below share one genomic window:
- a CDS encoding SGNH/GDSL hydrolase family protein — translation MKKIIISTFAISALFFTTSCEDDFDTDVNDVVVTSGEANFSRYVALGNSLTSGYRDGALYSDGQNESYPFIIAQQMKLAGGGDFKQPLMPNNTGGFNNLPGFPGKLTLKVVNGSLTPVAGTAGGALDNIASGRPYQNMGVPGAKSFHLVAPGYGSLAGLATGTANPYFVRFASSATTSVLADAISQTPTFFSLWIGNNDVLSYATNGGTNSQTVGGVTTYTAATVQPETASPATYRSNDISNPSVVAASIKAVLDGLKGAGVTKGVIANIPDVTNIPFFTRVPYNAIPLDATRAQALNTQLYGPLKAILTAYGQGNRINPVVAGNNPVLIIDNKLADLSAQLTAALAANGYPATQAAFIGNAFGRARQAKPGELMLLTSSSLLGLDATTNQPATSSSVFIYGASFPIGDQYSLTADEVSNISTAVTAYNTSIKSMADSYGLAFVDMNKKMVELNSKSGITYNGVKYTATFVSGGTFSLDGVHLTGRGYAIVANEFINSINMKYRSNLPQVDANKYSGVTFP, via the coding sequence ATGAAAAAAATTATAATTTCTACATTTGCGATTTCCGCGCTTTTTTTTACAACGAGTTGCGAGGATGATTTTGATACAGATGTAAACGATGTTGTGGTAACCAGTGGTGAAGCCAACTTTTCCAGATATGTGGCATTGGGAAATTCATTAACTTCAGGATATAGGGATGGTGCTCTGTATTCGGACGGACAAAATGAATCTTACCCTTTCATTATAGCGCAGCAAATGAAGCTTGCCGGAGGAGGTGATTTTAAGCAGCCATTGATGCCTAATAATACAGGAGGCTTTAATAATTTGCCGGGTTTTCCGGGGAAACTTACCCTTAAAGTTGTTAACGGATCATTAACTCCAGTTGCTGGTACTGCAGGAGGCGCGCTGGATAATATCGCTTCAGGAAGACCATATCAGAATATGGGGGTGCCTGGAGCAAAATCTTTCCATCTTGTGGCGCCTGGATACGGAAGTCTTGCCGGCCTTGCGACAGGAACAGCAAATCCTTATTTTGTGAGATTTGCTTCATCTGCCACAACTTCCGTTTTAGCTGATGCAATATCACAGACTCCTACATTTTTCTCTCTGTGGATAGGAAACAATGATGTACTGTCTTACGCCACAAACGGAGGAACAAACTCTCAGACAGTAGGAGGGGTTACAACATACACCGCAGCAACCGTTCAGCCAGAAACTGCAAGTCCTGCAACATACAGATCGAATGATATTTCAAATCCTAGTGTTGTTGCAGCTTCTATCAAAGCGGTTTTAGATGGTCTTAAAGGAGCTGGTGTTACAAAAGGCGTTATCGCTAATATTCCTGATGTTACCAATATTCCTTTTTTCACAAGAGTTCCTTATAATGCAATTCCTTTAGATGCAACAAGAGCCCAGGCTTTAAATACTCAGCTTTACGGACCTTTAAAGGCTATTCTTACGGCATATGGACAAGGTAACAGAATCAATCCTGTTGTAGCTGGAAATAATCCTGTTCTTATTATTGATAATAAATTAGCTGATCTTTCAGCTCAGCTTACGGCTGCCTTGGCAGCAAATGGCTATCCTGCTACTCAGGCTGCATTTATAGGTAACGCTTTCGGAAGAGCACGTCAGGCAAAACCAGGAGAGTTAATGCTTCTTACATCCAGCAGTTTATTAGGTTTGGATGCAACGACCAATCAGCCGGCTACTTCAAGTTCTGTGTTTATCTACGGTGCAAGTTTCCCAATCGGGGATCAATATTCATTAACAGCTGATGAAGTAAGTAATATTTCTACAGCGGTAACCGCATATAATACATCAATCAAATCAATGGCGGATTCCTATGGATTAGCTTTTGTAGATATGAATAAAAAAATGGTAGAACTGAATTCAAAATCAGGGATCACTTATAATGGAGTAAAATATACGGCAACATTTGTTAGCGGAGGTACTTTTTCTCTTGATGGAGTACACCTTACGGGACGAGGATATGCTATCGTAGCTAATGAATTTATTAATTCAATCAACATGAAGTACAGATCCAATCTGCCGCAGGTTGATGCCAATAAATATTCCGGGGTTACCTTTCCGTAA
- a CDS encoding ribose-phosphate pyrophosphokinase, which translates to MAHQLSYLFCTRTSKDLAEKIAQHYGKELGKINFQEFSDGEFEPVLDESVRGGRVFLIGSTFPPADNLLELLLMIDAAKRASAKSITVVLPYFGLARQDRKDKPRAPIGAKLVANLLTAAGATRVMTMDLHADQIQGFFEIPVDHLYASTIFVDYIRDLNLENLTIASPDMGGAKRAKNYAGHLGADVVIAYKERKKANVVEEMFLIGDVVGKNVILIDDMIDTAGTLCKAADILMEKGAKTVRAMATHGVLSGKAYENIENSKLLEVIVTDSIPVKNNLSSKIKVLSCAPLFADVMKMVHEHQSISSKFVI; encoded by the coding sequence ATGGCCCATCAGTTAAGTTATCTATTTTGTACAAGGACGAGCAAGGACTTGGCAGAGAAAATTGCCCAGCATTACGGGAAAGAATTAGGAAAAATAAACTTTCAGGAGTTCAGTGACGGAGAATTTGAGCCGGTACTAGACGAGTCTGTAAGAGGAGGAAGAGTTTTCCTAATCGGATCTACCTTCCCACCGGCGGATAATCTTTTAGAACTTCTTCTAATGATTGACGCGGCAAAAAGAGCTTCTGCGAAAAGCATTACCGTAGTACTTCCTTATTTCGGACTTGCCAGACAAGACAGAAAAGACAAGCCGAGAGCGCCAATCGGTGCAAAGCTTGTAGCCAATCTTTTAACAGCTGCAGGAGCGACCAGAGTAATGACGATGGATCTACATGCTGATCAGATTCAAGGGTTTTTTGAAATTCCGGTGGATCATTTATATGCATCTACTATTTTCGTAGACTATATCAGAGATCTTAATCTTGAAAATCTTACGATTGCTTCTCCGGATATGGGTGGGGCTAAAAGAGCTAAAAATTATGCGGGACACCTTGGTGCAGATGTAGTTATTGCTTATAAGGAAAGAAAAAAAGCAAACGTTGTAGAAGAAATGTTCCTTATCGGGGATGTGGTTGGTAAGAATGTAATTCTTATTGACGATATGATTGATACGGCAGGTACACTTTGTAAAGCTGCAGATATCCTTATGGAAAAAGGTGCAAAAACCGTAAGAGCTATGGCAACACACGGAGTACTTTCAGGAAAAGCGTATGAAAATATCGAAAACTCAAAATTATTGGAAGTTATTGTAACTGACTCAATTCCTGTAAAAAATAATTTGTCATCTAAAATAAAAGTGCTATCTTGCGCCCCATTATTTGCAGACGTTATGAAGATGGTTCATGAGCATCAATCAATTAGCAGTAAGTTTGTTATTTAA
- a CDS encoding 50S ribosomal protein L25/general stress protein Ctc, which translates to MKSITIQGTKRESVGKKSTKALRDAELVPCVVYGGGEPLNFSAEEKAFKGLVYTPEAHTVSIEVDGQTIPAVLQDIQFHPITDKILHADFYQLADDKPVIMEVPVRITGRSKGVVAGGVLRQSFRKLKVKAIPANLPDEIVVDVTPLRIGNKLYIGGIKTEGFSFMHPDNAVVVAVKMSRNAMKGGAAAMDDEDEEEVATEEGAAPAAEETPAAE; encoded by the coding sequence ATGAAATCTATTACAATTCAAGGTACAAAAAGAGAAAGCGTGGGCAAAAAGTCTACAAAAGCTTTACGTGATGCTGAATTAGTTCCTTGTGTTGTTTACGGAGGTGGTGAGCCATTGAACTTCTCTGCAGAAGAGAAAGCATTCAAAGGTTTGGTATATACTCCTGAAGCACACACGGTATCTATTGAGGTTGATGGTCAAACAATTCCGGCTGTTCTTCAGGATATTCAGTTCCACCCGATTACAGACAAAATTCTTCACGCAGATTTCTATCAGTTAGCTGACGATAAGCCAGTTATCATGGAAGTTCCTGTAAGAATTACAGGTCGTTCTAAAGGTGTTGTAGCTGGTGGTGTTCTTCGTCAGTCTTTCAGAAAACTGAAAGTAAAAGCAATCCCTGCTAACTTGCCAGACGAGATCGTTGTTGATGTTACTCCTTTAAGAATCGGTAACAAACTTTACATCGGTGGTATCAAAACTGAAGGATTCTCTTTCATGCACCCGGACAATGCAGTTGTTGTAGCTGTTAAAATGTCTAGAAATGCAATGAAAGGTGGTGCTGCAGCAATGGATGATGAAGATGAAGAAGAAGTGGCAACTGAAGAAGGAGCAGCTCCGGCAGCAGAAGAAACTCCAGCAGCAGAATAA
- a CDS encoding aminotransferase class V-fold PLP-dependent enzyme, which produces MFDIQEIRSQFSILDRQVNGKPLVYLDNAATSQKPNSVLEVWNQYYTELNANVHRGIHTLSQLATEEMELSRRKIQNFINAKHDFEIIFTKGTTEGLNLISYILTQKLKKDDEIIISYLEHHSNIVPWQLLCERTGAKLRVIPIDENGILQLDIFDTFLSEKTKVVSVNHVSNALGIINPIEEIIAKTRKNTDAYIVIDGAQSAPHFTIDVQKMDCDFYVFSGHKMYAPMGTGILYGKQHILEDLPPFHGGGEMIATCSFDGTTYASLPFKYEAGTPNVGGNIALGAAIDFIQRVGQENIQNHENALLEYAQRQLLELEGIKIYGEKANRTGVVSFNLEGVGIASDVGMILDKLGIAVRTGHHCTQPIMDFFNIAGTVRASFAVYNEFHEIDLLVEGVKKAQRMLS; this is translated from the coding sequence ATGTTTGACATTCAGGAAATCAGAAGTCAGTTTTCTATATTAGACAGGCAGGTGAATGGTAAGCCTTTGGTTTACTTAGATAATGCAGCAACATCACAAAAACCAAATTCAGTTTTGGAAGTTTGGAATCAATATTACACAGAGCTTAATGCAAATGTGCATAGGGGAATTCATACATTAAGTCAGTTGGCAACTGAAGAAATGGAGCTTTCCAGAAGAAAAATTCAGAATTTTATTAATGCAAAACATGATTTTGAGATAATTTTTACCAAAGGAACTACCGAAGGGCTCAATTTAATCTCCTATATTTTAACACAAAAGCTTAAAAAGGATGATGAGATCATTATCTCTTATTTGGAGCACCATTCCAATATTGTTCCGTGGCAGCTGCTTTGTGAAAGAACAGGAGCAAAACTGAGAGTTATTCCTATTGATGAAAATGGTATTCTCCAGCTTGATATATTTGATACTTTTTTAAGCGAGAAAACAAAAGTAGTCTCTGTGAATCATGTTTCCAATGCTTTAGGTATTATAAATCCTATAGAGGAAATCATAGCAAAAACAAGAAAAAATACCGATGCTTATATTGTAATTGACGGTGCTCAGTCTGCACCGCACTTTACCATCGATGTTCAGAAAATGGACTGTGATTTCTATGTTTTTTCCGGACATAAAATGTACGCCCCGATGGGTACCGGAATTTTGTACGGAAAACAGCATATTCTCGAAGACTTGCCACCTTTTCATGGAGGAGGCGAAATGATCGCAACTTGCTCATTCGACGGAACGACTTACGCTTCGCTACCCTTTAAATATGAAGCTGGAACACCAAATGTTGGAGGAAATATTGCCTTGGGTGCTGCTATAGATTTCATTCAAAGAGTCGGACAGGAAAATATTCAAAATCATGAAAATGCCTTGTTGGAATATGCCCAAAGACAGCTTTTAGAATTGGAAGGGATTAAAATTTATGGTGAAAAGGCAAATAGAACGGGAGTGGTTTCTTTTAACCTTGAAGGCGTTGGAATCGCTTCAGATGTAGGAATGATTCTGGATAAACTGGGAATTGCTGTAAGAACGGGACATCACTGTACGCAGCCTATTATGGATTTCTTTAATATTGCAGGAACGGTAAGAGCCAGTTTTGCAGTGTATAATGAATTTCATGAAATCGATCTTCTGGTAGAAGGTGTGAAAAAAGCGCAGAGAATGTTAAGCTGA
- a CDS encoding RNA polymerase sigma factor: MKLLFGNKKDDLLLRLKKQDPAAQKIFYDQNVKKYLSISRSYISDLYQAEDCVIKAFCKIFKSIESFRSEGSFYGWARRIVVNECLNFIKSNKTVFYLDDISESYLEEIHEEEIIFDFNAQELLDQLPDAYRMVFNLYVFEDYSHQEIADMLQISTAVSKTQLFRAKEKMRKIYFQQQKALKNEHI, encoded by the coding sequence ATGAAACTTTTGTTCGGAAATAAAAAAGATGATTTGCTTCTCCGGCTCAAAAAGCAGGATCCGGCCGCGCAGAAAATCTTTTATGATCAAAATGTAAAAAAATATCTGAGTATAAGCAGAAGCTACATCAGTGATCTATATCAGGCTGAAGACTGTGTCATAAAAGCATTCTGCAAAATTTTTAAAAGTATTGAAAGCTTTCGCAGTGAGGGAAGCTTCTATGGATGGGCAAGAAGAATCGTTGTGAATGAATGCCTCAATTTCATCAAAAGTAACAAAACGGTTTTTTATCTGGACGACATCAGCGAATCGTATCTGGAAGAAATACATGAAGAGGAAATTATTTTTGATTTTAATGCCCAGGAACTTCTTGATCAGCTTCCGGATGCTTACAGGATGGTTTTTAACCTATATGTTTTCGAGGATTATTCGCACCAGGAAATTGCCGATATGCTGCAGATTTCAACTGCTGTAAGCAAAACGCAACTATTCCGAGCAAAAGAAAAAATGAGGAAAATTTACTTTCAACAACAAAAAGCCTTGAAAAATGAACACATCTAG
- a CDS encoding porin family protein, giving the protein MIKKFIMVGCVCLFSTSFYAQKTLKINLNSKKETEVSPIVKEKVEEYAAKINTIIQEEKKLMEADLLVLQSKNLDKTTFDKEKAQIADHYSEKIDQRIEELGFDLDNVIEKQVRYSLLNTDVTSNEELKAKLLKKFRPARSFTGYFSYGIMALTNDLPDNELDKNIGYSSNLEFGLKLHYQFNRTSPWALTSGLGFSWRTLRTDNNMVFAKGADKGVYLENYSGSLDKNKLRTGYIVVPLGIQYNFSKVKDAGMDIKYRNCYEGFKVGANIYGGVQMSTNNIIKGNEAELRQRGNYQVNPFVYGAQFTVSYDNISLFVKKDFSNYFKDSYFKNDKALVFGVSIGFE; this is encoded by the coding sequence ATGATTAAGAAATTTATCATGGTGGGATGCGTATGTCTGTTTTCGACTTCATTTTATGCCCAAAAGACATTAAAAATTAATCTGAACTCTAAAAAAGAGACAGAAGTAAGTCCGATAGTAAAAGAAAAAGTAGAAGAATATGCAGCTAAAATCAATACAATTATTCAGGAGGAAAAAAAGCTGATGGAAGCAGATTTACTTGTGCTTCAGTCTAAGAATTTGGACAAAACAACTTTTGATAAAGAAAAGGCACAAATTGCAGATCATTATTCGGAGAAAATAGATCAAAGGATAGAAGAATTGGGATTCGATCTGGATAATGTAATTGAGAAACAGGTAAGATATTCACTCCTTAACACAGATGTTACGTCCAATGAAGAACTTAAAGCTAAGCTTTTAAAGAAATTCCGTCCGGCAAGAAGCTTTACAGGATATTTTTCTTACGGAATTATGGCATTAACAAATGATCTTCCGGATAATGAACTGGATAAAAACATCGGTTACTCCAGCAACTTAGAATTTGGACTAAAGCTTCATTATCAATTCAACAGGACAAGTCCGTGGGCGCTTACTTCCGGTTTAGGATTCTCGTGGAGAACGCTTCGCACAGATAATAATATGGTTTTTGCTAAAGGTGCTGATAAAGGAGTTTATCTGGAAAATTACTCAGGTAGTCTGGATAAAAATAAGCTTAGGACAGGATATATTGTAGTTCCGCTTGGGATTCAGTATAATTTTTCCAAGGTGAAAGATGCAGGAATGGATATTAAATATAGAAATTGTTATGAAGGCTTCAAAGTTGGAGCAAATATTTACGGAGGTGTACAGATGTCTACCAATAATATTATCAAAGGAAATGAAGCAGAGCTGAGACAGAGAGGAAATTATCAGGTAAATCCGTTTGTTTACGGAGCCCAATTTACGGTGTCCTACGACAATATAAGCCTTTTTGTGAAAAAAGATTTCAGCAATTATTTTAAAGATAGCTATTTTAAAAATGATAAAGCGTTGGTATTTGGAGTAAGCATCGGTTTTGAATAA
- the fumC gene encoding class II fumarate hydratase, with translation MNYRIEKDTMGEVQVPADKFWGAQTERSRNNFKIGPEGSMPHEIIEAFAYLKKAAAFTNADLGVLPVEKRDMIAKVCDEILEGKLNDQFPLVIWQTGSGTQSNMNVNEVISNRAHVNNGGTLGDKSEIHPNDDVNKSQSSNDTYPTAMHIAAYLKVVEITIPAIEKLRDTLAEKSEAFKDIVKIGRTHLMDATPLTLGQEFSGYVAQLNYGLKALKNTLPHLSELALGGTAVGTGLNTPKGYDIKVAEYIAKFTNLPFVTAENKFEALAAHDAIVESHGALKQLAVSLFKIAQDIRLLASGPRSGIGEIHIPENEPGSSIMPGKVNPTQNEAMTMVCAQVLGNDTTISFAGTQGNYELNVFKPVMAFNFLQSAQLIADACISFNDHCAVGIEPNHERIKELVDKSLMLVTALNTHIGYENAAKIAKTAHKNGTTLKEEAVNLGLLTAEQFDEWVKPEDMVGSLK, from the coding sequence ATGAATTACAGAATAGAAAAAGACACTATGGGTGAAGTGCAGGTTCCTGCAGATAAATTTTGGGGCGCACAAACCGAAAGATCCAGAAATAATTTCAAAATCGGTCCGGAAGGTTCAATGCCTCACGAAATCATTGAGGCATTTGCTTATCTTAAAAAAGCAGCAGCTTTTACCAATGCTGATTTGGGTGTACTTCCAGTTGAAAAAAGAGATATGATCGCAAAAGTTTGTGATGAAATATTAGAAGGAAAACTCAACGATCAATTTCCTTTGGTTATCTGGCAAACCGGTTCCGGAACACAGTCTAATATGAATGTAAATGAAGTCATTTCCAACAGAGCCCATGTTAATAACGGCGGAACGTTGGGCGACAAATCGGAAATCCACCCGAATGACGATGTCAATAAATCCCAGTCTTCCAACGATACCTATCCTACGGCAATGCATATTGCGGCTTACCTCAAAGTGGTGGAAATTACAATTCCTGCGATTGAAAAATTAAGAGATACTTTAGCTGAAAAATCAGAAGCTTTTAAAGATATTGTAAAAATCGGGAGAACGCATTTGATGGACGCGACCCCATTAACTTTGGGGCAGGAATTTTCGGGTTATGTTGCTCAGTTGAATTACGGTTTAAAAGCTTTAAAAAACACCCTTCCGCATCTTTCAGAACTGGCTTTGGGAGGAACTGCGGTTGGAACCGGACTGAATACTCCAAAAGGCTACGATATAAAAGTGGCTGAATACATTGCAAAATTTACCAATCTTCCCTTTGTAACCGCTGAAAATAAATTTGAAGCTTTGGCAGCTCACGATGCGATTGTTGAATCTCATGGCGCTTTAAAACAACTGGCGGTTTCATTGTTCAAAATTGCCCAGGATATCAGATTACTGGCTTCGGGGCCACGTTCGGGGATCGGGGAAATTCATATTCCTGAAAACGAACCGGGATCTTCTATTATGCCGGGAAAAGTCAATCCTACTCAAAACGAGGCGATGACGATGGTTTGTGCCCAGGTTTTAGGAAACGATACAACGATTTCTTTTGCTGGAACGCAGGGAAATTATGAGCTGAATGTTTTTAAACCGGTAATGGCTTTTAACTTTTTGCAGTCGGCACAGCTAATTGCCGATGCATGTATTTCATTTAATGATCATTGTGCGGTTGGAATCGAACCAAATCATGAGAGAATTAAAGAATTAGTAGATAAGTCTTTGATGCTGGTAACTGCTCTGAATACGCATATCGGTTATGAAAATGCTGCAAAAATTGCGAAAACCGCTCATAAAAACGGAACAACATTAAAAGAAGAAGCTGTGAATCTCGGACTTTTAACAGCAGAACAGTTCGATGAATGGGTTAAGCCTGAAGATATGGTGGGAAGTTTAAAGTAG
- a CDS encoding fumarate hydratase: MEFRYQDPYPIQKDDTAYKKLTSDYVKVEQLGNREILTIDPKGLELLAEEAMADVSFMLRSSHLESLRRIIDDPEATDNDRFVAYNLLQNAAVAAEGALPSCQDTGTAIVMGKKGENVYTGVDDGEYLSKGIYNTYQKRNLRYSQVVPLTMFDEKNSGSNLPAQIDIYAKKGDYYEFLFLTKGGGSANKTFLYQKTKSLLNEKSLEEFIKEKISDLGTAACPPYHLALVIGGTSAEANLAAVKKASAKYYDHLPTEGNEAGQAFRDLEWEAKVQKICQESAIGAQFGGKYLTHDVRVIRLPRHAASCPVGMGVSCSADRNIKGRITKEGIFLEQLEENPKRFLPDTPPHLEEAVEINLNKPMPEILAELSKYPIKTRLKLNGTLIVARDIAHAKIKELLDAGQPMPEYFKNHPIYYAGPAKTPEGMASGSFGPTTAGRMDVYVDEFQSHGGSMIMLAKGNRSKDVTNACGKYGGFYLGSIGGPAAILAKDNILSVEVVDFPELGMEAVRKIEVKDFPAFIITDDKGNDFFADLAH; the protein is encoded by the coding sequence ATGGAATTTAGATATCAGGATCCGTATCCGATTCAGAAAGATGATACGGCGTACAAAAAGCTTACTTCAGATTATGTAAAAGTTGAACAATTAGGAAACAGGGAAATTTTAACCATCGACCCGAAAGGCCTCGAATTGCTCGCCGAAGAAGCGATGGCAGACGTATCTTTCATGCTCCGTTCTTCACATTTAGAAAGTTTGAGAAGAATCATTGATGATCCTGAAGCTACCGATAACGACAGGTTTGTAGCCTATAATTTACTTCAAAATGCGGCTGTGGCTGCTGAAGGAGCTTTACCTTCATGCCAGGATACAGGAACGGCGATTGTAATGGGTAAAAAAGGCGAAAATGTTTATACAGGTGTTGATGATGGAGAATATTTAAGCAAAGGAATCTACAATACCTATCAGAAAAGAAATTTAAGATACTCGCAGGTGGTTCCTTTAACCATGTTTGATGAGAAAAATTCAGGCTCCAATCTTCCGGCGCAGATCGATATCTATGCAAAAAAAGGAGATTATTATGAGTTTCTTTTCTTAACAAAAGGAGGAGGTTCTGCCAACAAAACGTTCCTTTATCAAAAAACAAAATCTTTACTGAACGAAAAATCTTTGGAAGAATTTATCAAAGAGAAAATTTCTGATCTGGGAACAGCTGCATGCCCGCCTTACCACTTAGCTTTGGTTATCGGGGGAACTTCTGCGGAAGCGAATCTGGCGGCTGTGAAAAAAGCTTCTGCAAAATATTATGATCATCTGCCTACTGAAGGTAACGAAGCAGGACAGGCTTTCAGAGACCTGGAATGGGAAGCAAAAGTTCAGAAAATATGCCAGGAAAGTGCTATCGGAGCGCAGTTTGGCGGTAAATATTTAACACATGATGTCAGGGTGATAAGACTTCCTCGTCATGCAGCATCTTGTCCGGTTGGAATGGGTGTTTCCTGTTCAGCAGACAGAAATATTAAAGGTAGAATTACAAAAGAGGGTATTTTCCTTGAGCAGCTGGAAGAAAATCCTAAAAGATTCTTACCTGATACGCCGCCGCATCTTGAGGAAGCCGTTGAGATTAATCTGAACAAACCGATGCCGGAAATTCTGGCAGAGCTTTCAAAATATCCGATTAAAACAAGATTAAAATTAAACGGAACTTTAATCGTTGCGAGAGATATCGCCCACGCTAAAATCAAAGAATTATTGGATGCGGGACAGCCAATGCCGGAGTATTTCAAAAATCACCCAATTTATTATGCAGGACCTGCCAAAACTCCGGAAGGAATGGCTTCAGGCAGCTTCGGACCAACAACGGCGGGAAGAATGGATGTATATGTTGATGAATTTCAAAGTCATGGTGGAAGCATGATTATGTTGGCTAAAGGGAACAGAAGTAAAGATGTTACCAATGCCTGCGGAAAATATGGAGGTTTCTATCTTGGTTCTATCGGAGGTCCGGCAGCTATTCTGGCAAAAGACAACATCCTCTCCGTTGAGGTTGTGGATTTCCCGGAATTAGGAATGGAAGCTGTACGAAAGATTGAGGTTAAAGATTTTCCGGCGTTCATTATTACAGATGACAAAGGAAATGATTTCTTCGCAGATCTGGCACATTAG